The Mus musculus strain C57BL/6J chromosome 2, GRCm38.p6 C57BL/6J genome has a window encoding:
- the Zfp968 gene encoding zinc finger protein 968 yields the protein MRDSTGCCERRLVKLRTPNMDLVTYDDVHVNFTQEEWALLDASQKSLYKGVMVETYRNLTAIGYSWEEHTIEDHFQTSRSHGRHERRSSAEQHSEFIPCGKAFAYQSRSQRHVRIHNGEKHYECNQCGKDFGTRSVLQRLKRTHTGEKPYECNHYGKAFAESSTLQIHKRKHTGEKPYECNHCVKAFAKMSKLQIHKRIHTGEKPYECKQCGKAFTQSSHLGIHKRTHTGEKPYECKQCGKAFTRSSTLQTHKQTHTGEKPYECKQCDKAFVRRGELQIHKRTHTGEKPYECKQCGKAFAQSGTLQIHKRTHTGEKPYECKQCGKAFAHSSTLQIHKRTHTGEKPYECKQCDKAFVKRGELQIHKQTHTGEKPYECKQCGKAFAQSGTLQVHERTHTGEKPFECNQCGKAFVQCIALRIHERTHTGEKPYECKQCGKAFAHSNTLQIHKRTHTGEKPYECKQCGKAFAHSSTLQIHKQTHTGEKP from the exons ATGCGTGACTCTACTGGGTGTTGTGAGAGGAGGTTAGTCAAGCTCAGAACTCCAAACATG GATTTAGTCACCTATGATgacgtgcatgtgaacttcactcaggaagagtgggctttgctggatgcttctcagaagagtctctacaaaggtGTGATGGTAGAGACCTATAGGAATCTCACAGCTATAG GTTACAGTTGGGAAGAACATACAATTGAAGACCATTTCCAAACttctagaagtcatggaag gcatgaaagacGTTCTTCTGCAGAGCAACACTCTGAGTTTATTccatgtggtaaagcctttgcatatcagagTCGTAGTCAAAGGCATGTAAGAATACACAATGGAGAGAAACACTATGagtgtaaccaatgtggtaaagactttggAACAAGGAGTGTCCTCCAAAGACTtaaacgaacacatacaggagaaaaaccctatgaatgtaaccactatggtaaagcctttgcagaaagcagtactctccaaatccataagcgaaaacatacaggagagaaaccatatgaatGTAACCACTGTGTTAAAGCCTTTGCAAAAATGAGTAAACTCCAAATACATAAACgaatacatacaggagagaaaccctatgaatgtaagcaatgtggtaaagcctttacacaaagcagtcatctcggaatccataagcgaacacatacaggagagaaaccctatgaatgtaaacaatgtggtaaagcctttacacgaagcagtactctccaaacccataagcaaacacatacaggagagaaaccctatgaatgtaaacaatgtgataAAGCTTTTGTAAGAAGGGGAGAACTCCAaatccataagcgaacacatacaggagagaaaccctatgaatgtaagcaatgtggtaaagcctttgcacaaagtggtactctccaaatccataagcgaacacatactggagagaaaccctatgaatgtaagcaatgtggtaaagcctttgcacatagcagtactctccaaatccataagcgaacacatacaggagagaaaccgtaTGAATGTAAACAGTGTGATAAAGCTTTTGTAAAAAGGGGAGAACTCCAAATccataagcaaacacatacaggagagaaaccctatgaatgtaaacaatgtggtaaagcctttgcacaaagtGGTACTCTCCAAGTACatgagcgaacacatacaggagagaaaccctttgaatgtaaccaatgtggtaaagcctttgtacaATGCATTGCTCTCCGAATACATgaacgaacacatacaggagagaaaccctatgaatgtaaacaatgtggtaaagcctttgcacatagcaatactctccaaatacataagcgaacacatacaggagagaaaccctatgaatgtaaacaatgtggtaaagcctttgcacatagcagtactctccaaatacataagcaaacacatacaggagagaaaccataa
- the Zfp968 gene encoding zinc finger protein 968 isoform X2 — MRDSTGCCERRLVKLRTPNMVTVGKNIQLKTISKLLEVMEAFAGRSDLQRQKIIQKRKSTKASNVIKSLQQALISMYINEHIPERNLLNVTNMVKLFQKPIVFTYIKEYILERNALTLTNVVKLFQKAVINKIIKQHV, encoded by the exons ATGCGTGACTCTACTGGGTGTTGTGAGAGGAGGTTAGTCAAGCTCAGAACTCCAAACATG GTTACAGTTGGGAAGAACATACAATTGAAGACCATTTCCAAACttctagaagtcatggaag cctttgcaggaaggAGTGACCTCCAAAGACAAAAGATCATACAGAAGAGAAAGTCTACGAAGGCATCTAATGTTATAAAGTCTTTGCAGCAAGCATTGATCTCCATGTATATAAATGAACACATACCAGAGAGGAACCTTTTAAATGTAACCAACATGGTAAAGCTTTTTCAAAAACCAATAGTctttacatacataaaagaatatatacttgAGAGAAATGCTTTGACTTTAACCAATGTGGTTAAACTTTTTCAGAAAGCAgtcatcaacaaaatcataaaacaacACGTATAG